A window of bacterium genomic DNA:
GTAGAAACAAAGATAAAGAGTGTTCCCATATTAAGTATAATTTAAGCTCTGACGTATCGTCGGAGCTATCTTTTACCACGTCAGAGAATTTTTTTCTAATGTGGCGAGTGGGGTAAAATGGATTTTAATATCAGCCAGCTACTTCTTAAAGAAAACCTTGTCAATGAAGACGATTTAAAGAAATTTCTAAAACTCTCAAAAGAGCGAAACGAGCGCCTTGATAAAGTTCTCCTCAAAGAAGGACATATAACTGAAGAAACACTTTTGCAATTCTTAAGTAAAATATTGTCCATTCCATTTATTTCTGAACTTTCCATAGATAAAATTGAGGAGTCTGTTCTTAAATCCATCCCGTTAAAAATTCTTAAAAACTATAAATTACTCCCCGTAAAAAAAAATCAAGATACTCTTACCCTGGCAACTTCAGACCCGTTAAATTTACCTTCCACAGGAGAATTTGCCGGTGTTACCGGATATAAAATTAAACTTGTGCTTGCCTGCGAAAAAGAAATTTTTGGCAATTTAGATAAATTATACAGACCGCAGTCGGGTTCTACGGAAGATGTTATGAAGGAAATGAAAGAAGACCTTTCTGCGTTTACAAGAGACGAAAAAGCCGAAGACTTATTAGACCTTGCAAATAAAGCACCGGTAATTAAATTCGTAAATTTAGTGATTTTCCAGGCAATTGAAAAAAGAGCAAGCGATATACACATAGAACCCCTGCCCGGAAAACTGAGAATAAGATATCGCATAGATGGCATTTTATATGACGCATTGACTCCACCCAAATCCTATCATTCAGCGATTGTTTCAAGGGTTAAGGTTATGGCAAGTTTGAATATTGCAGAAAGAAGATTGCCACAGGATGGCAGGTTTGACATAAAATCCGGAGAAAAAGAGGTTGATATACGAGTATCCGTAATTCCTGTTGCAGGAGGCGAGAGGGTTGTTTTGAGGTTGCTTGACAGGGGAAGTCTTTTTGATTTGGGAGAACTGGGATTTGATGAACAAATGTTCAAAACCGTTGATAGTTTGATTCATCTTTCCAACGGTATTATTTTGGTTACCGGACCTACGGGTTCAGGAAAAACAACTACTCTTTATGCCGCGCTTTCAAAAATAAATTCTCCCGATAAAAATATAGTAACGGTTGAAGACCCGATAGAATATCAGTTGCCCGGCATTGCTCAAATTCAGGTTAAACCCGAAATAAATCTTACATTTGCAAACGGTCTGCGTTCAATACTGCGTCATGACCCCGATATTATAATGGTAGGCGAAATGAGAGATTTGGACACCGTTGATATTGCAGTAAGAGCTTCTCTTACGGGTCACTTGGTTTTTTCTACTATTCATACCAATGATACTGCCGGAGCCATTACAAGGCTTATCGATATAGGCGTAGAACCGTATCTTCTCACATCATCGGTGAGAGCGATAATAGCGCAAAGGTTAATTAGAAAAATATGTTCTCACTGCAAGACAGAATACAAATTGGAACAGAAAGACGAAATTATGGAATTTGAAAAACTCGGCATAAAAAAAGAAGAACTTCCCAAGAAATTGTTCAAAGGCAAAGGGTGCACTTATTGTCATGAGGGATATTCCGGACGAATAGCTATATTTGAAATCTTGCTTATTAAAGAAGAGATTGAGAAGATGATAATGGAGAAAAAAACGTCTCGAGCTATCAGAAATGAAGCTAAAAAGCATGGCATGAGGACTTTAAGAGGCGATGGGATAAAAAAAGTTTATGAAGGCGTTACGACTCTATCTGAGGTTTTAAGCGAAACGCAGGAAATAATGGAATGAAAAAAAATGAGGGACGAAGGACGAAGGATGAGGGATGAAGAAGAAAGTTTTTTATCGTCCTAGTGACCCCGACGTTATGTCGGGGGAATGGTCGTCCGTCGTCTATCGTTAATCTGTCATCTGAAAAAACATGGCTGTATTTGAATACAAGGCTTTAAATAAGAGCGGCAGGGCAATTAAAGGAATAATAGATGCTTCTTCTTTAGAAGAAGCAAGAGATAGATTACGGGAACAATCTCTTTTTCCCGTTGAGGTGGGTACTGTTACTCAATCCTCTTCCGGTCGAAATTCCCTGTCTTTTAGAAGGACAAGCAATGAAGACATTGCATTGTTTTCACATCAGCTTGCCAGTTTGATAAAAGGTGGGCTCCCGCTTTTATCCAGCTTGAACGCTATAGCCGAACAGATGGGTTCACATCATTTAAGAAGAGTAGTATTGGGTTTGGCGGAGTCTGTTAAGGAAGGCAAATCGTTTGCAGAATCTCTTTCTTTATTTAGTAGAGTTTTCTCGCCTATTTATATAAACATGGTAAAAAGCGGAGAAGAAACCGGAAGTTTAGCGGAAATTCTTCTTAGAATTTCCGCGCTGA
This region includes:
- the gspE gene encoding type II secretion system ATPase GspE, whose amino-acid sequence is MDFNISQLLLKENLVNEDDLKKFLKLSKERNERLDKVLLKEGHITEETLLQFLSKILSIPFISELSIDKIEESVLKSIPLKILKNYKLLPVKKNQDTLTLATSDPLNLPSTGEFAGVTGYKIKLVLACEKEIFGNLDKLYRPQSGSTEDVMKEMKEDLSAFTRDEKAEDLLDLANKAPVIKFVNLVIFQAIEKRASDIHIEPLPGKLRIRYRIDGILYDALTPPKSYHSAIVSRVKVMASLNIAERRLPQDGRFDIKSGEKEVDIRVSVIPVAGGERVVLRLLDRGSLFDLGELGFDEQMFKTVDSLIHLSNGIILVTGPTGSGKTTTLYAALSKINSPDKNIVTVEDPIEYQLPGIAQIQVKPEINLTFANGLRSILRHDPDIIMVGEMRDLDTVDIAVRASLTGHLVFSTIHTNDTAGAITRLIDIGVEPYLLTSSVRAIIAQRLIRKICSHCKTEYKLEQKDEIMEFEKLGIKKEELPKKLFKGKGCTYCHEGYSGRIAIFEILLIKEEIEKMIMEKKTSRAIRNEAKKHGMRTLRGDGIKKVYEGVTTLSEVLSETQEIME